A single window of Nicotiana sylvestris chromosome 3, ASM39365v2, whole genome shotgun sequence DNA harbors:
- the LOC104226190 gene encoding transcription factor MYB41-like, which produces MSGLKKGPWTPEEDQKLVDYIHKNGHGNWSALPKLAGLNRCGKSCRLRWTNYLRPDIKRGKFSEDEEKLIVKLHSLLGNKWSAIATRLPGRTDNEIKNYWNTHLRKKLLQMGIDPVTHRPRTDHINLFNALIGNLPPQLLAAITSNYIDINNIDMNILTNFLFSDTAQLIHQIQLLQNSSLLVNSLIRNATATTSPLNIEALSQILGSQNQIQEYNSTLMNNQQFLSNSSSDSLTDFGLNSSNVHAEFTHANNFSGKLDYQEINDTKLGGDQLMRLSGTCSTSSSVTGSENQMKNISKMHNENNTSDIYPKQELIMQPSSASTSTFEPWGQIMGDEEANDSYWRDIIDQASRIHDRYSP; this is translated from the exons ATGAGTGGTCTAAAAAAAGGTCCTTGGACTCCTGAAGAAGATCAAAAGCTAGTTGATTACATCCACAAAAATGGCCATGGAAATTGGAGTGCTCTTCCTAAACTTGCTGGACTTAATCGCTGTGGAAAAAGCTGCCGCCTTAGGTGGACTAATTATCTCAGGCCTGATATCAAGAGAGGCAAATTCTCtgaagatgaagaaaaactcatcgTCAAACTCCATTCACTCCTCGGTAACAA ATGGTCAGCAATTGCAACACGTCTACCGGGACGAACTGATAATGAGATCAAGAATTACTGGAATACTCATTTGAGAAAGAAACTTCTGCAAATGGGAATTGACCCGGTAACTCATAGGCCAAGAACTGATCATATCAACCTTTTTAATGCCTTAATTGGGAATTTGCCTCCTCAACTTCTTGCTGCTATTACTTCCAATTATATCGATATTAATAATATTGATATGAATATTCTCACCAACTTCTTGTTTTCAGATACGGCTCAACTAATTCACCAAATCCAATTGTTACAGAACTCTAGCTTATTAGTTAATTCTCTAATTAGAAATGCCACTGCAACAACTTCTCCCTTAAATATAGAAGCTTTGAGCCAAATTTTAGGGTCACAGAATCAGATTCAAGAGTACAACTCTACCTTAATGAATAACCAGCAATTTCTATCCAATAGTAGTAGTGACTCATTAACTGATTTTGGTCTCAATTCCTCAAATGTACATGCAGAATTCACACATGCAAATAATTTTTCTGGTAAATTAGATTATCAGGAAATTAATGACACTAAATTAGGAGGTGATCAACTGATGCGCCTGAGTGGCACATGTAGCACGTCATCAAGTGTTACTGGAAgtgaaaatcaaatgaaaaatatCAGTAAAATGCATAACGAGAACAACACCAGCGATATTTACCCGAAACAAGAACTGATAATGCAGCCTTCATCTGCATCAACGTCCACATTTGAACCCTGGGGACAAATTATGGGTGATGAAGAAGCAAACGACTCTTACTGGAGAGACATTATTGA CCAAGCTTCAAGAATCCATGACCGCTACTCACCTTGA